In Paenibacillus stellifer, the DNA window AGAAGAGCAACGGCCTGGATTGGTAGACGGTCCCTTTTTTCTCGGAAGAAGCGTTCCCGCTGTATGCGGGAGCGCTTTTTTTAGATATAAGACTTTATTTATAATAGATCTTCTATTTCTCGGTAAACGCTTGGCGCCTAAAGGACGCTGTCAGGCGTACATCCTTGTATAACAGGCCGCTTCTAGCCTGCAAATGCTGCGCGAAAAGGACGCTGCGGGCCTGTTCTAAACCGATCCGGACAGCCATATGCTAGGACTAGAAGGAGGGGTACAGGCCATGATCGAACCTGGAAAAAACGTCAAGCAGCACGACCTTCATATGCGCAGCCGTAAGGCGGTGGATCTGACGGGTGTGCAGAATGTGGAGAGCTTCGACAGCGGGGAGTTTCTGCTTCAGACAGAGCTTGGGACCTTAAGCATCCGCGGCAGCCATTTACATATCAAGAACCTCAGTCTGGAGAATGGGCTGCTGTCGCTGGAAGGGAATATCCAATCGGTGGTTTATGTGGAACCGGGAGCGAAGGACAAGAATAAAGGGCTGCTCGGCAAGCTGTTCAAATGAATCCGGCTGTGCAGTGGATGACACTGCTATACCTGGCGGGGGCCGGCGCAATGATGGGGTTTGCTTTTGACGCGTACCGGGTGCTGTCCCAGCGGCTGCGATTTCCGGGATGGCTGACGGCCGTTCTCGATCTGCTCTATTGGCTGGCCTCGGCTCTGCTTGTCTTCCGCCTTCTGTACGAGGGCAATCAGGGCCAGCTTCGTTTTTACGCCTTTCTGGGATTGTTCCTGGGTGTGTGGGTATATTTTTTAATCTTCAGTGTTACGGTCCAGAAATTTGTGGTAATGTTAATTCAGGTGGTTCAGCGGGTATGGAAACTGCTGGTGAAGCTGCTGGGCATTGTGATTGGCATGCCGCTAATTGGAATATGGCGACTGACACGCTGGACGCTGCGGCTGCTTGCAGCCGTGCTCCGGAGACTGCTGAAGCTTGCGCTTTGGCTGACCCGTCCGCTGTGGCATTTTCCCGTTAAATGGCTAACCCCTCTCTATGACCGGCTGCTGGGCAGCGCGCCGCTGACTAAATTGAAGGCTTGGATTGCCGCCAAAAAACAACGCTGACCTTTAATGGGAGGACCGCTCTTATGAACAGATTTTCTCCGGAAGAGAAGCAGGCTGGGGGGAGCACCGCGGCGGGAGCTAAGAGAAGAAGATTTCTCTGGATGGCCGTGATGGCGGTGTTCTTCGGATGGGCCGGCTACATATTCTTCGCCCAGAGCGCTTTGATTGCGGACAAGAGTCAGGACCTGGCCAAGAAGCAGGCTGCCGGCGAACAGGTGAACGCTTCACTGAACCAGCTGAAGTATGAGGTGTCGCGTCTTAATGACGACGAGTATGTCGGCCAACTGGCGCGCAAATGGTTTAACATCTACCCTAAAGGGGAGATTCCGATCCGTACCGAACAATCTGGCGAATGAGCCGTCAAGCCTTTCTCCTTATAGAAAAAAGAGGCTCTTCGCTCTGTTGCCTTGCAATGCGCTTTCCTGTATAATCAAATCACCGCAGACTGGATTTTTCTAATCTTAAGTCTGTATATTTTTAAGGGAGGATCATTTTATTCTATGGCAATTGAAGTGGGCACCAAGTTAGAGGGCAAGGTGACAGGCATCACGCATTTCGGAGCGTTTGTAGATCTGTCAGGAGGTGTCACAGGTCTCGTTCACATCTCGGAAATCGCCGATAATTACGTCAAGGATGTCAACGATCATCTGAAGATTAATGACGTGGTAACGGTTAAGGTGATCAATGTCGACAAGGACGGCAAGATCGGTCTTTCCATCAAGCAGGCAGTCGACAAGCCGGCTTCGGAGACTAGACCGCCCAGAGCACCAAGACCGGATCGTCCAAGCGGCGGTGACCGTTTCGGCGGTGGCGGTGGTGGTGGCGGCTACAATCGTGAACGGGGAGGGCGTCCATTCAAGCCAGCAGCCGGTAAACCTTCATTCGAGGATAAAATGTCACGCTTCCTTAAAGACAGTGAAGAACGGATGTCTTCTCTCAAGAAGAACACGGAAGGCAAACGCGGCGGCCGTGGAGCCAAACGCGTCTAATCAAATCAGCCTAACATGCAACAACCGCAGGGGCCGGCAGGCCTGCTGCGGTTTTTTTCTGTTTTCGTCGCCCCCCTTCCTCTGTAGTCCGCGGGAGAACCATGAATGGACCAGCAAGGCGTCAAAAGGCCCGGTTTTATTCCGGGCTCCGGTTGAATTTGTCGGCTCGAAGGAAATTTGCGACAGCATCCAAGGCCATTCCGCGAAAGCCCGCCCCATTCGCTGACGAATCGGGGATGCCGCTTGTCGGGAGCTTCTGCTAGCTTCTGCTCCTGAGGCCGCCTGGACAAGCGCCGGGCAAGGGAATGAGAGCGCTGACAAGTGTTCGTCATTCCGAACTTTTTTGTCGGAAATTTCTTAGGTGTGGTCCTCTTGTTCTGACAAACTTTCCATACTCATCCAGATATAATGGGTCCACCAAAAGGAAATCCAAGACAACCCTCCGGCAAGGGCTGTGGATTTTACTCTTAAACGGGTGGTGCTTAAATCGATGGAGAAGAGCAATGTGGTGAAATTCCCGGAATGGACAAGAGCTGAGAGCGTCAGAGAGGAAGAGAAGTCGACCTGGTGGGAAAGCGTAAAGGCGTGGGGCAGCCGCCGGCGGGCTCTTCGCGGGCTGGAATCCAAAAAGTGGATGTTCCTCTTGAGCTGCATGGGATTTCTGCTGGGCAGAGCGATGATTCTGAACGAGCTGTCCCCGTTTGCCGCGGCTTTTTTCGCCATAGTGGTCTTTATGCGCAGAGATAGCATTGCACCTGTCTTCGCTGCGATTATCGGCGGAGCATTGTTCACACCGTTTCCCGGCGTGCTGGTTATCGCTGCGGAGCTCATTCTCTTCGTTCTGCTGTATAAAGGATTGAAAGCCTTTCAGCGGATCGACCTCGCCTATGCGCCGGTCATGGTCTTCGTTTCCTCGTTTATGGTCGGGCTCTTCCAGAGCGTGATCGGCCCTTCCCTCTCCTGGTATGCCTTAATGATGACGACGCTGAATGCGCTGCTGTCCTTCGTGCTGACGCTCGTCTTCATTCAGGCCCTCCCTGTTCTGCTCTACAAAGCAAAGAGCCGGGCGCTGCGAAATGAGGAAATTCTCTGCCTGATTATTATGCTTGCTTCCATTATGACCGGACTGGTCGGCTGGAAGGTGGACGGGCTGTCCCTTGAGCATGTTCTGTCGCGTTATTTAATTCTGCTGTTCGCGATGGCGGGAGGGGCTCCCCTTGGAGCCGCTGTCGGCGTTGTGACGGGCTTGATCCTTAGTCTTGCTGATATTCACGCGATCTATCAGATGAGTCTGCTCGCCTTCTCGGGCATGCTGGCAGGCATGCTGCAGGGCGGGCGCAAAGGCGCCGTGGCGCTCGGCATGCTGCTCGGGTCAAGCATTCTGTCCGTCTATTTCAGCGGGCCGGGCGATATGCTTCTATCCACTTGGGAGACCTGCGCAGCGGTGCTCTTGTTCATTGCGACCCCGCGCAGTACGATCGCTTCGATCGCCAAATATGTACCGGGGACAATCGATCACAGCCGCTCCCAGCATGAATATGCGCGGCGCGTCCGCGATATTACCGCCGAGCGTGTAACCCAGTTCTCCCAGGTCTTTCGTCAGCTGTCCACCAGCTTCGGCCAGGTTTCATCTGCCGGCCAAGTGGAGGCAGCGAACCGGGAGATGGAGCATTTCATGAATGCGGTGACCGAGGAGGCCTGCGCCAAATGCGTCCGTCGCACCCATTGCTGGGATGCGAAATTCTATCAGACCTATAAATATATGACCGATATGATGACCGCCGTCGAGGACAATCCCGAGCTTTCGGCGGACAAGCTGCCCGCCGAATGGTCGCGGATCTGCGGCAAGACGGAGGAGGTTCTTGAGGTCATGCGCAGCGAATACAACCTCTACCAGCATGATATGCGGTGGAAGAGACAAATATACGACAGCCGCAAATTTGTGGCCGAGCAGCTGTCCGGCGTCTCGCAGGTCATGGAGGATCTGGCCCGGGAGATCAAGCGGGAGAGTCAGGCGATGTACCGCCAGGAGGCGCAGATCCGCGAAGCGCTGGAGGCTATGGGCCTGTCCATTCAAGGCATTGATATCATCAGTCTGGACCCCGGCCGTGTGGAAATTGAAATTGTCCATGCCTACACCCGCGGATTCGATGAATGCCGTAAAATGATTGCTCCCCTTCTGTCCGATATATTAGAGGAGAATATATCGGTGGTCAGCGAAACAGCTCCTTACAGCCGGGAGGGACTGGCGACGGTGATCTTCGGCTCCGCGAAAGCCTACGAGATCAGCACCGGCATGGCAGAAGCCGCCAAAGGAGGGGATATGCTCTCCGGCGACAGCTTCAGCATTTCCGAGCTGGGCAACGGAACATTTGCGGTGTCGGTGAGCGACGGCATGGGCAACGGGGAACGGGCGCAGATGGAGAGCAGCGCGGCGCTCGGCATGCTGGAGAAGCTGCTGCAATCCGGCATGGATGAGCGGCTTGCGGTAAAGTCCGTCAATTCGATTCTGCTCCTGCGCTCGCCGGAGGAATTCTATGCGACGGTGGATATGGCGCTGATCGACCAGTACTCCGCCCAGACGACCTTCATGAAGATTGCCTCGGCGCCCAGCTTCATCAAACGGGGAAGCGAGGTCATTCCGATCACGGCCAGCAATCTGCCGATCGGCATCATTCAGGATATCGAGGTCGAGTTCGTCACCATGCAGCTGCAGGCGGGCGACATCCTTATTATGATGACCGACGGCATTTACGACGCGCCCGGGTATGCGGTCAACAAGGAAATCTGGATGAAGCGGATGATCCAGGAACTGGATACGGGCGATCCCCAGGAGATCGCCGACAGCCTGCTGGAGAAGGTCATTCGCTATCAGGGCAATGAGATCCATGATGATATGACGGTAGTTGTCAGCCGGATCGACCATTACCGGCCCGAATGGTCGACACTGCATGTTCCGGGACTCTCGCGCATGGAGCGGCCCCGGACCGTAAGCTGAAGACTCCGTCACTCTGATTTTGCCTTTCTTATCCCGTTTGGAATCTCTCTTCCTGGGACATACTAGAGAAGAGAGAGTTCATATAACGGGAGGCTAAGAGGATGAAGCAGATTCTGTTGATTACGGATGGATGTTCCAATGTGGGCGACAGCCCGGTGATGGCGGCGGCACACGCATTTCAGGAAGGGATTAGTGTCAATGTGATCGGAGTGGTGGACTATGGAACGATCGGCGAGCTAGGAGGGAGGGAGATCGAGGATATTGCGAAGGCCGGTGGAGGTCTCAGCCGGATCGTCGGCTCGCCGCAGCTGGCGCAGACGATGCAGATGATGACG includes these proteins:
- the yabP gene encoding sporulation protein YabP codes for the protein MIEPGKNVKQHDLHMRSRKAVDLTGVQNVESFDSGEFLLQTELGTLSIRGSHLHIKNLSLENGLLSLEGNIQSVVYVEPGAKDKNKGLLGKLFK
- the yabQ gene encoding spore cortex biosynthesis protein YabQ, whose protein sequence is MTLLYLAGAGAMMGFAFDAYRVLSQRLRFPGWLTAVLDLLYWLASALLVFRLLYEGNQGQLRFYAFLGLFLGVWVYFLIFSVTVQKFVVMLIQVVQRVWKLLVKLLGIVIGMPLIGIWRLTRWTLRLLAAVLRRLLKLALWLTRPLWHFPVKWLTPLYDRLLGSAPLTKLKAWIAAKKQR
- a CDS encoding FtsB family cell division protein, yielding MNRFSPEEKQAGGSTAAGAKRRRFLWMAVMAVFFGWAGYIFFAQSALIADKSQDLAKKQAAGEQVNASLNQLKYEVSRLNDDEYVGQLARKWFNIYPKGEIPIRTEQSGE
- a CDS encoding S1 domain-containing RNA-binding protein codes for the protein MAIEVGTKLEGKVTGITHFGAFVDLSGGVTGLVHISEIADNYVKDVNDHLKINDVVTVKVINVDKDGKIGLSIKQAVDKPASETRPPRAPRPDRPSGGDRFGGGGGGGGYNRERGGRPFKPAAGKPSFEDKMSRFLKDSEERMSSLKKNTEGKRGGRGAKRV
- the spoIIE gene encoding stage II sporulation protein E, giving the protein MEKSNVVKFPEWTRAESVREEEKSTWWESVKAWGSRRRALRGLESKKWMFLLSCMGFLLGRAMILNELSPFAAAFFAIVVFMRRDSIAPVFAAIIGGALFTPFPGVLVIAAELILFVLLYKGLKAFQRIDLAYAPVMVFVSSFMVGLFQSVIGPSLSWYALMMTTLNALLSFVLTLVFIQALPVLLYKAKSRALRNEEILCLIIMLASIMTGLVGWKVDGLSLEHVLSRYLILLFAMAGGAPLGAAVGVVTGLILSLADIHAIYQMSLLAFSGMLAGMLQGGRKGAVALGMLLGSSILSVYFSGPGDMLLSTWETCAAVLLFIATPRSTIASIAKYVPGTIDHSRSQHEYARRVRDITAERVTQFSQVFRQLSTSFGQVSSAGQVEAANREMEHFMNAVTEEACAKCVRRTHCWDAKFYQTYKYMTDMMTAVEDNPELSADKLPAEWSRICGKTEEVLEVMRSEYNLYQHDMRWKRQIYDSRKFVAEQLSGVSQVMEDLAREIKRESQAMYRQEAQIREALEAMGLSIQGIDIISLDPGRVEIEIVHAYTRGFDECRKMIAPLLSDILEENISVVSETAPYSREGLATVIFGSAKAYEISTGMAEAAKGGDMLSGDSFSISELGNGTFAVSVSDGMGNGERAQMESSAALGMLEKLLQSGMDERLAVKSVNSILLLRSPEEFYATVDMALIDQYSAQTTFMKIASAPSFIKRGSEVIPITASNLPIGIIQDIEVEFVTMQLQAGDILIMMTDGIYDAPGYAVNKEIWMKRMIQELDTGDPQEIADSLLEKVIRYQGNEIHDDMTVVVSRIDHYRPEWSTLHVPGLSRMERPRTVS